atcacaaattaaatatttaactcTTAATATAAGAATGAAATTCACAGCCCATCAAATTAATATCGATATATTATTCATTACACTGCTTGACTTATATTCCGAAACtccttaaaattttatttggttgGATGTAAAATATTTgtcaagaatatttttttaatatttaattgaaataaaaaaacagaaataaatGTGCATTTGTATGGTGGGACCGGAAGAAGGTGAACATGCAATCAACCTCCagaataaagaaatataaatttgaaaaggacaaaaagaaaatgggtaGACACGGCTTTCTGGGCTCACCCAATAAAATATCCAAACCCAATCATCATTTCAATGTTAGGTAACGGTTTCGAACCTGATGGTTTCGGTTTCAATAGAAGGTAAAACCAGAATTGAACCGTCTGTTTCCATTTTTTAATTCCGGTTCAAgaactaaaaattataatatattttaaaagaatttagatttaatttatataaatcaattttataaattaaattgtgtacgtatttttttttaaaatttaaaagaatctaaTCCCACATAATTCACctattatttgaatttgtacttttttaatcttaattgatattatttttagagGTATCGATTATTGTGCTTTTGattgtaattttatataaatttttattattattgtcgaCGATCTCTTATTGTTTAAGTTTTGATTTGATCTAATCATCCACACAAACTCTGCCTCACCTACTTTGAGAGTCATACTTGATCGCGTCTCATTCAAAATATTCATTCTTATACTAAATATCCGTTCAACTGCCACCTTTGagacaaaaattacaaaaatttgttTCCTAAACATTCAACATACAAAGTCAAATAGTTAAACAAACCGTCTAATTTACAtttggaataaaaaaataataacaacaagataaattttagaaatttcatcaaaataatttcaccattttgtttttatcaaattaattatttttataactcttcatcattttcatacTCTTGCATAACATTTATACAATATTAATGCATAcctttaaaaataatgaagatgtAGTATAATAAACACCGAACAACATATATGTAGTATCATTAAACacttttaaaaagtttaaaattttttcacAAAGATTCCATTGTTGGGgatatacaataataaaatcaatattatttataataaaaacacataacaATTGTCTATGAAAAatgattcatttaataattcatAAGTTGAATTCCAACATATTGGAACATTTTTATGAAATCTTTTAAATCTCATtcaatttttcttacaaaatctggcccatttttttctttacttttggGTGAGCCTACAAATATGAAATAGCTTTTTTAATAGGGGtcaagaaaaatttcaacagACCTCAatccatcttgaacacataaatttaatacatgGTATGAATTTCTAAATGcaataatatgtttttaaatgtTCTAACTATATATCATCAATCCAATGACATGTAATATGAATGCATTTGCCAATAATCACTAGCTCCAAACatgattacaaataaaaaaagtaccatttaaatttttggaaattttttataacactttcttttccctttttttttaaagtgaatGAAATATACTTGTAAGAGTGATTCTAAGCACACATTTAGCtgaatgatttaaaatattttgacaataatttacaaatcttatttattatttttttttaccaaaattgaagGATAAATATTCAATAGAAGTCATTTTAGCTAATTCTTccctatttttttcattaaaataaacaaaaaaggtAAGAAGAATTAGAAGTTGCAAATTCAGTTATTTGTATCTTGTCAAGACCCACTTATAAGTTGCAAGTAACTTTTTGTATAGACTCATCtgtcaaataaattttcttgaaatgtaCTTTGAAAACGTTaaatttcaacattttttcttttcttcttttgtagaTTACTCTTATCTATCAACATCTTCATCATCAATGTTTATGTGTTAGAATTTTGTGTagaaatattttcaagaaaGAATGGCTCGTTAGCATAATTGATAATGCAAATCAAACTAATTAACCAAACGAAGAATTCTATATGATACGATGCTCTAGATAATTAAAGATGACAAAAGGATTAGCAATGATCGATTACTAgctagaaaaaaataattaattaatatatagaaatcaaacaatcaaattcaaaccatttttaattatcatactacaaattaagaaataaaattaaatcttcTCATCTCCAATCCAACTGTTCTTCATCTTGGGCCCGGTGGGCCCTTCCTCACCCAACATCTCATTGGGTAGGCGATTGATGAAATTCTCAAAATCCCTCTTCAGCTTCCCCGGCAACACTTTCTCCACCTTCTTCACCTCTTCTGCAATATTATACTCAATCTTTGGACCCCATTCTCTCGCATAGTTCAGCCATGGGGGCTCCACAACAGCGCTCGGCCCCAAGTACTCGGCCGCCATCACCGAAACCCTAGCTCCGGTGTCCATGAAAAGCTTGCCCTTGCCCGTGTCATTCCTTATGCCTATCCCTCCGCTGCCCTGCAAGTTCGCCCCTTGTTTCGGGTAGGCTGCATGGCCATGCAGCGACGAGTACGCCACCGGCTTGTTCCCGTCTTTGAACTCGAGTTCTGAAGCGCTCGTCCATGTCCCTGAACTGTGCTCCGAGAAGAAAACCCTCTTCAGCTCGCCGTTGAAGTTACTGATTCTGAGAGTAACGTGCTCCCAATCGCCGACGTGCTCCCCTATTTTCCCCAGGGAAATGTTGATGAATTCAACCTTGGCTCTTGCTGCCCCGTTAAATGGGTAGAAAACCTGTAGCCAAATAAGCCAAGCACGAACCTTAACTTCTACCtgttttagtttattaatgataaattaatatgtaataGTTAATCTAATATTTAATAGATTTAGGATAACAATCTACGCATGATGAGAATAGATTTTCTGTAACTACCGTGACTATGTAGAGAGGTTGTGAAGTTTAGTGTGCAAAGTGCAGAGAGCCTTAGAAATTttgagtaataaaataaaaaatagctaCTTCCTTGTATATAATTTCATACCCATATGGCAATGTCTGTGAACGTGGCTCCAAGCATTGGCTTTACATGGAAATAAGCTTCTGCTTCTTGTAAATTCCCTTTCTTGACTCGCTCTTTGGCAGAATTATCCGTTGGAAGATCCAGCCAATACGAACCATCGTTTGAGCCACCTTGGGGAAGGTTCGAGCCTCTAGGCTTCACAGCCACAGGCTTGGATTCTTCCCCTTTCTTGTAAAGCAAAGCTCCGTTTTCGAAAAACCAGCTCACCGAAGAGGGTAGAAATTTTTCATCAGGATGAAAGTAAATCCATGGAGAGTAAGCTTGGATTAGAGCCTGAATCTGGCTTAGATTAGGCATTGAAGATAACCCACCTTTAGCATTCTTCAAACAGGCTATCGATAACGCAGCGCCATTGTTTTGAGCTGTGAATGTTCCAGTCGAAACCCCTTGAGCTTGAACTCCTCTATTGGCCGGTCTTGTATAAAAAACGTTGAACCCGTTTGGCTTGACTTCGTCGTCTTCTCCCCAAATCCATTCATCGGTCTGGTACACATCGGTGAAATCGGCACGAACGCATCGGATTTTGTCGAGAGGAGGCTTCGCCGGCGAGTTTGTGATGACGAGGCCGGCGGCCTTGTAACCATCGGAAGGCGTTGGGAGCCAGATATATCCGCTGCCATCTTGCTTGATCTTTGAAGACTCGCTGCTCCAAACAAGAGTGTAGTCAATTGGTGGCTTTAGAGCTCCGGCGCCGGATGGATCATTAGTGACATCTTTTCCGGCGAGAACCCACCCAAATAATGGCCTCTTGTTGGGCTGGGCATAGCCGCCAAGCATGAAAAATCCATCGGGTATCGGCGACGGCTCGAAAAACGTCGCACCCAAATTGCCGGGTCCCCCTTGGTGAGTCGCCCAAACTTTGGTGAAGGATGATACTTCACAAAGTTCTAGTCCTCCTAGATCGATGGTTCCACCGCCAAAACCTTCACCTGTGATCAAAACAGCTATTTTTGGGTCTAACTTGCATCCGGCAGAGTCTCCATCGGAGTACTCTACTAGTTCAAAAGACGTACGAGACTTCTGGATATCGTGGTTAATAGAACTATTTTCGCTAGTTATTTGTGGTTCTTTGACCATAACTTACAGATTTAACGAGAAAAGGCACTTATGATATTGCTATTAAGATTTCTAGTAAAAGATTTTACTCgaaagaaacatatatataatgaaaatgaCCAACTAACGAGAATCTAAACACATACCAGAATACCCAACCGATATACCTATCCTTTTATAGGCAACAATCAAAGGCATTATTGGCCCTTATTActcctaattttttttccttcctttcgactgaaaaaaaaaggaaagaaagaagtcAAGACAACAATATTGGTATAGAGACGCACCTGGAGGCCAAGCAGGCAGTGGAGAAGGGAGCTTGAACATGGCTTCAATCGGCAATGGCTTGCTGGTTTCCTCAGAGATGGTGGTTGGAGAAGACGAAATATTCAGACAATTGCCCATTTAGTTGAGTCTTTCaaacaaagaagatgaacaaaaaCAGATAAAAAAATGTGAGAAGTCAAGGCATAAACAGGTtggtatgtatatattatatatgcttgtattattaaatttgaatgaGATGGTTGAAGAATATTGTGAAGcaataaagagaaaataaacAGAAAGGCAGCCCCTATTGTTGGTGTAACGTGCAAGATATCTTATATGAAATATGTAAGTTGGTTATGTGCAAAGCTTCCCAAACGTCTGGAAAATCATCTTGTACATAACTTCTCTTGTAAACTAAGCCTGGCTATTGGCTATTGGCTATTGGCTATTTTTTGTCTGTTTATTGTAGTCATGCGATAAGAGAAAATTCCCAATTTTACAGTTAATGTTCTTCATAGAAAGAGACAGAAAATGGACCTAGGCATCGTCCCCCAAATTTTGGCCCTGTGTGGTATATATAGTCTATGCAATTGGACAAGAACTTGAAACTCACATCATAATGAGAAACAGATgcttttctatatttatttaaatcatttgaAGCAAGTGTCATTAATTAAGAACATtgcaaagatttttttttatttttttaatttagaaggGAAATTCTCAAGAAATCTTATAATCTGGCGAGATTATTTAATTGTTATCCAAAAAGAtacgtttttaattttaaataattagtcACACTGATCAGACATCGAAACTCTACTTATTAAGTTGTAAAATATAAGAGACACATAAtcacaataatttaaatatctcTTTCTGCGTATTAGTGGGAAGGGTAAATTAATCAATGGACTAGAATTATATGTTTATAAGTACCAAATCACAATTataatggaattaaattccaacttATCCTTAACAATTTGGCCTTTCGAAACACAACCAATAAAAccctcaattttattttttttaatttttatctagtAATTATACGAGAAAAATAATGACatgcaaaaaaattaacatgGCTTCACTCAACAATAATCTAGCTCCACAATCCCTACACAAGGATAATCCACTAAATAAAACAAACTAATCTTACGAATTTAGATACCTTATTGCTTTGAATACTGAAACTCTAGTGATCAAATTATAGAGCACATGAGATATATAACTACAATAATTTGAATATCTCTCCTCGCATATTATTAGGAGTGATCCATCGATCATTAAATTAGAGTTGTCTATTTATGGACACTAAATTACAATCATAGTAAAATTAGGTTCCCAAACTTATCTCAATccttaattaaaattatcatataataaaattgatatgAAATATCTTTATTCCATTAATTAATCTAATCAGATATGATAACAATttcaattaagaaaataatttaagaaattatccCAACAGATTGTACTCCTTTacctataaaaaattaaaaaaaaaaaaaaaaaaacttgatgaCAAAACTATTGTTCCGTTGACTCAATTCTGTATGTCTAATTAATACATTTCccttggaaaatatatatatatatataaatataaatatata
This window of the Diospyros lotus cultivar Yz01 chromosome 5, ASM1463336v1, whole genome shotgun sequence genome carries:
- the LOC127802441 gene encoding hypothetical protein At1g04090-like gives rise to the protein MGNCLNISSSPTTISEETSKPLPIEAMFKLPSPLPAWPPGEGFGGGTIDLGGLELCEVSSFTKVWATHQGGPGNLGATFFEPSPIPDGFFMLGGYAQPNKRPLFGWVLAGKDVTNDPSGAGALKPPIDYTLVWSSESSKIKQDGSGYIWLPTPSDGYKAAGLVITNSPAKPPLDKIRCVRADFTDVYQTDEWIWGEDDEVKPNGFNVFYTRPANRGVQAQGVSTGTFTAQNNGAALSIACLKNAKGGLSSMPNLSQIQALIQAYSPWIYFHPDEKFLPSSVSWFFENGALLYKKGEESKPVAVKPRGSNLPQGGSNDGSYWLDLPTDNSAKERVKKGNLQEAEAYFHVKPMLGATFTDIAIWVFYPFNGAARAKVEFINISLGKIGEHVGDWEHVTLRISNFNGELKRVFFSEHSSGTWTSASELEFKDGNKPVAYSSLHGHAAYPKQGANLQGSGGIGIRNDTGKGKLFMDTGARVSVMAAEYLGPSAVVEPPWLNYAREWGPKIEYNIAEEVKKVEKVLPGKLKRDFENFINRLPNEMLGEEGPTGPKMKNSWIGDEKI